The window GTTGTATCTGAATTGGAAAACCAAGCCAACAAAGGAAGAGACAGCGGATACAATGGCTTAGAAGAACTTAAAAATTTGCAAAAACTGCATGGTCAAGGTAAAATCCATTTAAGCTTTGTTGGGCGCCGTCCCACCCTTGAAGAGATATCACTGGCAAGGGGCGGGGAGATCGACGCCATGATACGAGACACCGCCGGAGAAAATAAAGCAACCCTGATAACCAGTGACCGAGTTCAAAGGGAAGTGGCTGAAGCTCAGGGTCTTAACGCTATTTACCTTAAACCAGAGATGTTAGATTATGGTGACATCCAAGTAACCAAATATTTTGATGATAACACCATGTCTGTCCATCTTAAAGAGAACGTAGTTCCCCTGGCGAAAAAAGGGAAACCAGGGAATATAAAACTGGTCCGCATAAGATCCAAACCCCTTACACATGGACAGATGGAATTCATGTCACGTGAGATCGTGGAAAGAGCCAAAAGTGATTTTAAAAGTTTTATTGAAATAGAAAGGGAAGGGGCCACTGTAGTGCAGTTTAGGGAGTACCGTATCTCCATTGCCCGCCCACCATTCTCTGATGGTCTGGAAATCACCATTGTCAGACCAGTGGCCAAGGTTTCAATTGAAAATTATCGGTTACCAGGAAAACTTATAGACCGATTAAAAACCAGTGCCAAAGGTATACTCATAGCAGGACCTCCTGGAGCTGGTAAAACCACTTTTGCCCAGGCGATTGCTGAGTTGTACCAGAACATGGGCGCCATTGTTAAGACCATGGAATCACCCCGTGACCTGCAGGTAGGAGATGAAATCACCCAGTACGCACCTCTGGAGAAGGATATGAGTAAAACTGCTGATATATTGCTCCTGGTAAGGCCTGATTATACCATATATGATGAACTCCGTAAAACCAAAGATTTCCGGATCTTCGCAGACATGCGCCTGGCTGGAGTGGGTATGATTGGAGTGGTACATGCTACACGTCCCATTGACGCCATACAACGAATAATTGGCAGGGTAGAGTTGGGTATGATTCCATCCATTGTGGACACCACCATCTA is drawn from Methanobacterium petrolearium and contains these coding sequences:
- a CDS encoding PINc/VapC family ATPase, translating into MRIVPDTSVIVDGRITRIVQEEDYQGCEVIVPEAVVSELENQANKGRDSGYNGLEELKNLQKLHGQGKIHLSFVGRRPTLEEISLARGGEIDAMIRDTAGENKATLITSDRVQREVAEAQGLNAIYLKPEMLDYGDIQVTKYFDDNTMSVHLKENVVPLAKKGKPGNIKLVRIRSKPLTHGQMEFMSREIVERAKSDFKSFIEIEREGATVVQFREYRISIARPPFSDGLEITIVRPVAKVSIENYRLPGKLIDRLKTSAKGILIAGPPGAGKTTFAQAIAELYQNMGAIVKTMESPRDLQVGDEITQYAPLEKDMSKTADILLLVRPDYTIYDELRKTKDFRIFADMRLAGVGMIGVVHATRPIDAIQRIIGRVELGMIPSIVDTTIYIDEGKVAAIYDVKLTVKVPTGMLEADLSRPVIEIRDFETEDLVHEIYTYGEQTIVMDVGKTPLKKTPIQKMAEKEIIKEVKKVVPGRVEADMKSDRRATVWVNEDSIPQLIGKRGKTIEELEGKVGISIGVESLEAKKGQAKPRQKGSRVPEVLYPDYMPVKVELSGNYVVLNFGKDVVGTPFDILVDGDYLFTATVGKKGTIKIKKDIELAEIILKAEKNNLNIQARIREE